One region of Ascaphus truei isolate aAscTru1 chromosome 13, aAscTru1.hap1, whole genome shotgun sequence genomic DNA includes:
- the PCK2 gene encoding LOW QUALITY PROTEIN: phosphoenolpyruvate carboxykinase [GTP], mitochondrial (The sequence of the model RefSeq protein was modified relative to this genomic sequence to represent the inferred CDS: inserted 5 bases in 5 codons; deleted 2 bases in 2 codons; substituted 1 base at 1 genomic stop codon): protein MPSFSVRTVGLCSRTVRGWVEAQRVRSRXGHAMSVLSGQMERLPPAVREFVVGGAELCDPQNIHICDGTPTENETILTLLQQEGMIRRLHKYPNCWLARTDPKDVARVESKTVIVTESQRETIPIPSAGXKGQLGNWMSPQDFRXAKRERFPGCMRGRTMYVLPFSMGPLGSPLSKFGVQLTDSPYVVASMRIMTRMGAQVLEALGDGEFVKCLHSVGRPLPPERXPPSPGVSPLVNSWPCNPEQTLIAHVPDAREIVSFGSGYGGNSLLGKKCFALRIASRIAKDEGWLAEHMLILGITNPAGRKKYVAAAFPSACGKTNLAMMRPALPGWKVQCVGDDIAWMKFDSQGRLRAINPENGFFGVAPGTSVKTNPNALHTAERNTIFTNVGETSEGGVYWEGLDQPLPPGVTVTSWLGKPWKQGDKDPCAHPNSRFCAPAAQCPIMDEAWESPEGVPIDAIIFGGRRPEGVPLVYESYNWTHGVFVGASMRSESTAAAEHKGKVIMHDPFAMRPFFGYNFGHYLSHXLSLQQEGGRHLPKIFHVNWFRKDGAGRFLWPGFGENARVLDWIFRRVEGEASARQSAIGYLPAEGALDLQGLGGVDTEQLFALPKXFWEQEVREVGRYLSEQVNEDLPPPIMEELRGLEERVNHM, encoded by the exons ATGCCGTCGTTCTCCGTGCGTACCGTGGG GCTGTGCTCCCGGACGGTCCGAGGATGGGTGGAGGCTCAGCGGGTGAGATCCC GGGGACACGCTATGAGTGTCCTGAGCGGGCAGATGGAGCGTCTCCCCCCGGCGGTCAGAGAGTTTGTGGTGGGAGGAGCTGAGCTCTGTGACCCCCAAAACATCCACATCTGTGACGGGACCCCCACTGAGAACGAGACCATCCTCACCTTACTGCAGCAGGAGGGAATGATCAGGAGACTGCACAAATACCCCAACTG ctggCTCGCTCGGACAGACCCAAAGGACGTTGCTCGTGTGGAGAGTAAGACGGTTATTGTGACAGAGAGTCAACGAGAGACTATCCCCATCCCCAGCGCCG GTAAAGGACAGCTCGGAAACTGGATGTCACCCCAGGACTtca gcgcaaagagagagcgtTTCCCCGGCTGTATGAGAG gccgCACTATGTACGTGCTTCCCTTCAGTATGGGCCCACTGGGATCCCCCTTGTCTAAGTTTGGGGTGCAGCTGACCGACTCCCCGTATGTAGTTGCCAGTATGCGCATTATGACACGGATGGGCGCGCAGGTCCTAGAGGCGCTGGGGGACGGGGAGTTTGTGAAGTGTCTACACTCTGTGGGGCGGCCCCTCCCCCCTGAAAggtaaccaccctccccaggcgtgt cccccctGGTGAACTCGTGGCCCTGTAACCCGGAGCAGACGCTCATCGCGCACGTTCCTGACGCCCGAGAGATCGTGTCGTTTGGCAGCGGGTACGGAGGGAACTCTCTGCTGGGGAAGAAATGTTTCGCTCTGCGAATCGCGTCACGTATCGCCAAGGACGAGGGCTGGCTGGCTGAGCATATGCTG ATTTTGGGCATCACAAACCCCGCGGGGCGTAAGAAATACGTCGCTGCCGCTTTCCCGAGCGCCTGCGGCAAAACCAACCTGGCCATGATGCGCCCGGCGCTGCCGGGGTGGAAGGTGCAGTGTGTGGGCGACGACATCGCCTGGATGAAATTCGACAGCCAgg GCCGTCTACGAGCCATTAACCCAGAGAACGGGTTTTTCGGGGTTGCCCCCGGGACTTCGGTGAAGACAAACCCCAACGCCTTGCACACAGCCGAGAGGAACACCATCTTCACCAACGTGGGCGAGACCAGCGAGGGCGGCGTCTACTGGGAGGGTCTGGATCAGCCGCTGCCCCCCGGGGTCACTGTTACCTCATGGTTGGGGAAACCCTGGAAGCAAG GTGATAAGGATCCCTGCGCCCACCCAAACTCGCGATTCTGCGCCCCAGCCGCACAGTGCCCCATTATGGACGAGGCGTGGGAGTCCCCGGAGGGGGTCCCGATAGATGCAATCATCTTCGGCGGGCGCCGGCCAGAGG gtgtACCCTTGGTGTACGAGAGCTATAACTGGACTCACGGAGTTTTCGTCGGAGCGTCAATGAGATCAGAGTCCACAGCGGCTGCAGAGCACAAAG gtaAAGTTATCATGCACGACCCGTTCGCCATGCGTCCGTTCTTTGGCTATAACTTTGGCCACTACCTGTCCC TGCTGAGCCTGCAGCAGGAGGGGGGCCGCCACCTCCCCAAAATCTTCCATGTCAACTGGTTTCGCAAGGACGGGGCTGGCCGCTTTCTGTGG CCCGGCTTCGGGGAGAACGCCCGCGTGCTGGACTGGATCTTCCGCAGGGTGGAGGGGGAGGCGAGCGCCCGGCAGAGCGCCATCGGTTACCTCCCAGCGGAG GGGGCCCTGGACCTCCAAGGGCTGGGGGGAGTGGACACGGAACAGCTGTTCGCCCTCCCAA GATTCTGGGAGCAGGAGGTCAGGGAGGTGGGGAGGTACCTGTCGGAACAGGTGAATGAAGACCTGCCTCCCCCCATCATGGAGGAGCTacggggtctggaggagagggtgaaccacatgtga